The Erigeron canadensis isolate Cc75 chromosome 4, C_canadensis_v1, whole genome shotgun sequence genome window below encodes:
- the LOC122595158 gene encoding probable apyrase 6: MRRSNARRRAAANPPPPPPSSSPDIKNMDNSVKLKFRHNQSLRPTNLFSRKQQQNSIFKPSIIVIGFACLFILLCYLYFFYIDVDLIEKRYRIVIDGGSTGSRVHVFEYVIDNSSSGDGSSVPVFDFSSGKNGLGSMRVSPGLSAFVDDPDGAGKSVLEMLEFARKRVPKKKWRETEVRLMATAGLRLLDLGVQERILEACRKVLRSSGFGFRDDWAEVISGSDEGVYAWVVANYALGTLGGDSQETTGIIELGGASAQVTFFTSEPMPPEFSQTVKLGNVNYSLYSHSLLEFGQNVAFDLVRGSSLAKGPNMESVGIKEPVDPCSPKGYKHNLMLRNLTPSSLAQTKGQSSILLASGNFSECRSASLTLLQKGKEDCAYDQCYIGSTFIPKLQGKFLATENFFHTSKFFGLSPNTFLSELMVAGKHFCEEDWSKLKKKYPTLNDEDLHRFCFSSAYIVALLHDSLGIALDDQRIGYASHVNDIPLDWALGAFIFQIMRELDVGQLYPTKSALTIDSSMLSGLVFVIFLVFTVYYVSKWRKPNVKTIYDLEKGKYIVTRIGRHS; encoded by the exons ATCTTTAAGACCCACAAAtcttttttcaagaaaacaacaacaaaatagtATCTTTAAACCTAGTATTATTGTTATTGGGTTTGCTTGTTTGttcattttattatgttatttatatttcttttatattgatGTTGATTTGATCGAAAAACGATATCGAATTGTGATAGATGGAGGGAGTACAGGGAGTAGGGTCCATGTGTTTGAGTATGTTATTGATAACAGTAGTAGTGGTGATGGGAGTTCAGTTCCGGTTTTCGATTTTAGTAGTGGGAAGAATGGGTTAGGGTCAATGAGGGTTAGCCCGGGGTTGTCTGCGTTTGTAGACGATCCGGATGGGGCAGGTAAGTCGGTTTTGGAAATGTTGGAGTTTGCGAGGAAGAGAGTACCGAAAAAGAAATGGAGAGAGACTGAAGTTAGGTTGATGGCAACTGCAGGGTTGAGGTTGTTGGATTTGGGTGTGCAGGAGAGGATTTTGGAGGCTTGTAGGAAGGTTTTGAGGAGTTCAGGATTCGGGTTTCGTGATGATTGGGCTGAGGTTATTTCAG GGTCTGATGAAGGGGTATATGCATGGGTTGTGGCTAATTATGCTCTTGGAACTCTAGGAGGTGATTCTCAGGAAACAACAGGGATAATTGAACTTGGTGGCGCTTCTGCACAG GTAACCTTTTTCACAAGTGAGCCAATGCCCCCTGAATTTTCACAGACAGTTAAACTCGGAAATGTCAACTATAGTCTCTACAGCCACAGCTTGCTCGAGTTTGGTCAG AATGTTGCATTTGACTTGGTTCGTGGGTCAAGCCTCGCAAAAGGGCCAAATATGG AATCTGTTGGGATCAAAGAACCAGTTGATCCATGTTCGCCAAAAGGATACAAACACAATCTGATGTTAAGGAATCTCACCCCGAGTTCTTTAGCCCAGACTAAAGGGCAATCATCTATTCTACTTGCCAGTGGCAACTTCTCTGAATGCAGATCTGCCTCTTTAACATTATTGCAGAAGGGCAAAG AGGACTGTGCCTATGACCAATGCTATATTGGCTCGACGTTTATACCCAAACTTCAAGGAAAGTTCTTGGCGACTGAGAACTTCTTTCATACATCTAAG ttCTTTGGGTTGTCACCAAATACGTTTCTTTCTGAGCTCATGGTGGCTGGAAAACACTTTTGTGAAGAGGATTGGtcaaaattaaagaagaaatatCCAACACTTAATGATGAAGATCTACATCGTTTCTGCTTTTCTTCAGCATATATTGTCGCTTTACTTCATGATAGCCTTGGAATTGCTCTCGATGATCAAAG GATTGGATATGCTAGTCACGTGAATGATATTCCGCTCGATTGGGCATTAGGAGCCTTCATATTTCAGATCATGCGTGAATTAGATGTTGGACAATtgtacccaacaaaatctgcaCTCACCATAGACTCTTCGATGTTAAGTGGGTTAGTCTTCgtgatatttttggtttttacaGTATATTATGTATCGAAATGGAGGAAACCCAATGTAAAGACAATATACGATCTAGAAAAAGGGAAGTATATAGTTACAAGAATAGGTAGACACTCATAG
- the LOC122596314 gene encoding uncharacterized protein LOC122596314 has protein sequence MVGPSSCTDVDRAVDENGASDDEEAPLLTTAECRICQEEDSVDTLETPCACNGSLKYAHRKCVQHWCNEKGDITCEICHQSYQPGYIAPPTRPYLEETTIDIGGGWQISGTPMDMNDPRLLAIAEAERQFLEGEFEDYNASNASGAAFCRSAVLILMALLLLRHAVTVPESEGDGNEDASTFLTLFLLRVAGFLLPCYIMAWAISILQRRRQRQEAAALAASQIAFVLQAGQRQGLHFAIASAALPPATSSAQAPATAATPMVAPQEDIV, from the exons ATGGTGGGCCCCTCATCTTGCACCGATGTTGATCGTGCAGTGGATGAAAATGGGGCCTCAGATGATGAGGAAGCACCTTTATTAACAACAGCAGAGTGTCGTATTTGCCAAGAGGAAGATTCTGTTGATACTCTGGAGACACCTTGTGCTTGCAATGGTAGTCTTAAG TATGCTCACAGGAAGTGTGTTCAACATTGGTGCAACGAAAAAGGTGACATCACTTGTGAGATATGCCACCAA TCTTACCAACCTGGCTATATTGCTCCCCCTACCCGACCTTACTTGGAAGAGACTACTATAGATATCGG GGGCGGATGGCAGATATCAGGGACACCTATGGACATGAATGACCCACGCCTCTTGGCAATCGCTGAAGCCGAACGCCAATTTCTGGAAGGCGAATTTGAGGATTATAATGCATCAAATGCCAGTGGAGCTGCATTTTGTCGCTCAGCTGTTTTAATT TTAATGGCTCTTCTGCTACTACGACATGCAGTAACTGTGCCAGAATCCGAAGGAGATGGAAATGAAGATGCATCTACTTTCTTGACT CTTTTTTTGCTTCGGGTTGCTGGGTTTCTTCTACCGTGCTATATCATGGCCTGGGCTATCAGCATCTTGCAGCGTCGGAGGCAAAGACAG GAGGCTGCCGCATTGGCGGCATCACAAATTGCTTTTGTGCTGCAAGCTGGACAAAGACAAGGCCTACACTTTGCAATAGCTTCTGCGGCCCTACCACCAGCAACATCATCGGCACAAGCCCCAGCAACCGCTGCAACTCCCATGGTGGCTCCACAGGAGGACATTGTTTGA
- the LOC122598375 gene encoding 60S ribosomal protein L34-like gives MVQRLTYRKRHSYATKSNQHRVVKTPGGKLVFQTTKKRASGPKCPVTGKRIQGIPHLRPTEYKRSRLSRNRRTVNRAYGGVLSAGAVRERIIRAFLVEEQKIVKKVLKIQKAKEKTASKA, from the exons ATGGTGCAGCGACTTACATACCGGAAAAGGCACAGCTATGCCACCAAATCCAACCAACACAGGGTTGTTAAAACCCCTG GTGGTAAGCTAGTGTTTCAGACAACCAAAAAGAGGGCAAGTGGACCTAAATGCCCTGTTACTGGCAAGAGAATCCAAGGg ATTCCTCATTTGAGACCTACCGAGTACAAGAGGTCGAGGTTATCCAGGAACAGGAGAACTGTCAACCGTGCTTATGGTGGTGTTCTTTCTGCAGGTGCTGTAAGAGAAAG AATCATCAGGGCCTTTTTGGTTGAAGAACAAAAGATTGTGAAGAAGGTATTGAAGATCCAAAAGGCAAAGGAAAAGACCGCCTCCAAGGCTTAG
- the LOC122597410 gene encoding protein FEZ-like, with product MEDGSVVNGDQNMEEVILPGFRFHPTDEELVGFYLKRKVQEKPNSIELIKPLDIYKHDPWDLPKLAMTGEKEWYFFCRRDRKYRNSARPNRVTGSGFWKATGTDRQIHSSDGSRCIGLKKSLVFYKGRAAKGFKTDWMMHEFRLPSATDHNGPAKRFLEKTIPPNEWAICRIFKKASSSAQRSFSHSWVSPILPKIFSPVIPQNGIYFNHFHHKPLTIESIAPTLTNNKSPSPFTSSNHDTDLLFSVHEPNCSTTTTDASCLLFNMAPSVIGDFGKESLDHMVNEEQLYFDASSFSIPCIPAKIQDKLGCSDQGEEHTTDMMFQIPSNLEYFDDKWDFNTNNCYI from the exons ATGGAGGATGGAAGTGTGGTCAATGGTGATCAAAATATGGAAGAAGTCATATTGCCAGGGTTTCGGTTTCATCCGACTGATGAGGAGCTTGTAGGGTTTTACTTGAAGAGAAAGGTTCAAGAAAAGCCAAATTCTATTGAACTTATCAAGCCATTAGATATCTATAAACATGATCCATGGGATCTTCCAA AGTTGGCAATGACTGGAGAAAAAGAATGGTACTTCTTTTGTCGAAGAGACCGGAAATACAGAAACAGTGCGCGCCCAAACCGAGTGACAGGATCCGGATTTTGGAAAGCCACGGGCACTGACAGGCAAATCCACTCATCTGATGGTTCAAGATGTATTGGCTTGAAGAAATCCCTTGTGTTCTACAAAGGACGGGCCGCCAAGGGGTTCAAAACCGACTGGATGATGCACGAGTTCCGGCTGCCTTCTGCCACCGATCACAATGGTCCTGCAAAGCGGTTTCTTGAAAAAACCATTCCTCCCAAT GAATGGGCTATATGTAGAATATTCAAGAAAGCTAGCTCAAGTGCACAAAGATCTTTCTCTCATTCATGGGTATCTCCAATATTACCAAAAATCTTTTCCCCTGTTATCCCTCAAAATGGTATCTACTTCAACCATTTTCACCATAAACCTTTAACAATTGAGTCTATAGCCCCTACCCTGACTAACAACAAAAGCCCTTCACCTTTCACATCGAGTAACCACGACACTGATCTTCTATTTTCCGTCCATGAACCTAACTGTAGTACTACTACCACTGATGCCTCTTGTTTGCTATTCAACATGGCCCCATCCGTAATTGGGGATTTTGGTAAAGAAAGTCTTGATCACATGGTGAATGAAGAACAACTATATTTTGACGCTAGCAGTTTCTCGATCCCTTGTATACCGGCAAAGATCCAAGACAAACTTGGCTGCAGTGATCAAGGGGAAGAACATACAACCGACATGATGTTCCAAATTCCAAGCAATCTTGAGTACTTTGACGACAAATGGGATTTTAACACTAAcaattgttatatataa
- the LOC122598195 gene encoding probable methyltransferase PMT2, with amino-acid sequence MATNLYSRDSKSRSSFYIFIIVGLCCFFYLFGRWSRSGFGKGDTLVMETTNTGAGCNFLPNLNFETHHSGNAGTTNESTKVKEFYPCNANFTDYTPCQDQKRAMKFPRNDMIYRERHCPPQEEKLKCLVPAPQGYVTPFSWPKSRDYVSYANAPYKALTVEKAKQNWIQYEGNVFRFPGGGTQFPEGADAYIDQLASVIPIDNGTVRTTLDTGCGVASWGAYLWKRNVIAMSFAPRDNHEAQVQFALERGVPAVIGVLGSIKMPYPSKAFDMAHCSRCLIPWGSNDGKYMMEVDRVLRPGGYWVLSGPPINWKNNYKSWQRTMEDLEEEQRMIEEVAKRLCWEKISEKGEMAIWQKKINTESCRPTENTPGVVYCSDDPDDVWYKKMETCVTPAGSSGEDYEYRPFPQRLYDVPPRIASGSIPGVSADKYTEDNNIWKKHVNAYKRVNKFIDSGRYRNVMDMNAGLGGFAAALNYSKLWVMNVVPTAAETNTLGVVYERGLIGIYHDWCEAFSTYPRTYDLIHANSLFSLYNDRCDFEDILLEMDRILRPEGTVILRDDVDVLIKVQNIVRSMRWDTKLIDHEDGPLVPEKILVTVKQYWVANENNSTSTS; translated from the exons ATGGCAACAAATCTGTACTCGAGAGACAGTAAAAGCAGGAGTTccttctatatatttataatcgTCGGTTTGTGTtgcttcttttatctttttggGAGATGGTCAAGGAGTGGATTCGGTAAAGGGGATACACTAGTTATGGAAACGACCAACACCGGTGCAGGTTGTAACTttcttccaaatcttaactTTGAGACGCACCATAGTGGTAATGCCGGAACCACTAAtgagtcaacaaaagtcaaagagTTTTATCCATGTAACGCTAACTTTACCGATTACACACCCTGTCAAGATCAGAAACGGGCAATGAAGTTTCCTAGAAACGATATGATTTATAGAGAACGACATTGTCCTCCACAAGAAGAAAAGTTAAAATGTTTGGTTCCTGCGCCACAAGGATATGTGACACCATTTTCATGGCCTAAAAGCCGGGATTATGTATCTTATGCCAATGCACCATACAAGGCGTTGACGGTTGAAAAGGCTAAGCAAAACTGGATTCAATATGAAGGTAATGTGTTTAGGTTCCCGGGTGGGGGGACACAGTTTCCTGAAGGGGCTGATGCATATATTGATCAACTTGCTTCTGTAATACCAATCGATAACGGAACTGTAAGAACTACACTAGACACGGGCTGTGGG GTTGCGAGTTGGGGTGCTTATCTTTGGAAGAGAAATGTTATAGCTATGTCCTTTGCACCAAGAGACAACCATGAAGCACAAGTTCAGTTTGCTCTAGAAAGAGGGGTACCTGCCGTTATTGGTGTTCTTGGATCAATAAAGATGCCGTATCCGTCTAAAGCTTTTGACATGGCTCACTGCTCAAGGTGCTTGATTCCATGGGGATCAAATG ATGGTAAATACATGATGGAAGTTGATCGAGTTCTTAGACCTGGTGGCTATTGGGTGCTTTCTGGTCCTCCTATTAATTGGAAAAACAACTACAAATCATGGCAACGTACAATGGAGGATTTGGAGGAAGAACAACGCATGATTGAAGAAGTTGCTAAACGTCTTTGTTGGGAGAAAATATCCGAAAAGGGAGAAATGGCGATTTggcagaaaaaaataaatactgaATCATGTCGACCCACAGAAAATACTCCTGGTGTTGTGTATTGCTCTGACGATCCCGATGATGTCTG GTACAAGAAAATGGAAACATGTGTAACTCCTGCAGGTTCTAGTGGTGAGGATTATGAATATAGACCTTTCCCTCAAAGGCTTTATGACGTGCCACCAAGAATTGCAAGTGGATCCATTCCAGGGGTTTCTGCTGATAAATACACGGAGGATAATAATATATGGAAGAAACATGTAAATGCTTACAAACGAGTTAATAAATTTATTGACTCTGGAAGGTATCGCAATGTCATGGATATGAATGCTGGTTTGGGAGGTTTTGCAGCTGCACTCAACTATTCCAAGTTATGGGTTATGAACGTTGTTCCTACTGCAGCTGAGACGAACACACTTGGAGTTGTATACGAGCGTGGGCTAATTGGCATCTATCATGACTG GTGTGAAGCTTTTTCAACATACCCACGGACGTATGATCTCATTCATGCCAATAGTTTATTCAGTTTATACAATGACAG ATGTGATTTTGAAGACATTCTTCTAGAAATGGATCGAATTTTACGTCCAGAAGGCACTGTCATACTACGTGATGATGTAGACGTGCTTATAAAGGTGCAGAACATAGTCAGGTCAATGAGATGGGATACAAAACTCATAGATCACGAAGACGGGCCTTTAGTTCCAGAAAAAATACTTGTCACTGTTAAACAATATTGGGTTGCTAATGAAAACAACTCAACGTCCACTTCATAA
- the LOC122595440 gene encoding protein PHYTOCHROME KINASE SUBSTRATE 1-like, whose product MIASDKRVSLFGNNVDHQDASFSSYLKENNTTVLKFTHPPHINTKKMVEDGEIGIFGAEKYFKGAMDEQISRTPNSIKSTNYHPKDSPKKDEAPPKPKTGSATPSVRSEASWNSRSGLLANGGNQRIRGSRREKSSSVKNLLVSLGCNCNDKASIKIVENKAPAKEPVKPPANLAGGFNDNKLNIKKEDCFAFPVLNTCPPMKNEVNEEKGGDIIHVQTRRNSLEVFGSPKLEKGKKSFSLERKLTMLNWDGVTPRAENIDIIGENDAASDASSDLFEIESFSTNGNNSFLTRQVSNGRSSNATLPNGYAPSEASIAWSVVTASVAGYSIISDYEDTKTSKNHNMANSRNVKAGGGDHMERMIKGSGILSGCNSHKSVRVAGEHVVVSGGDKVVVTSGTTTKERFRLDSMVPIMKLQPETKPMSSLTRGHSPRSSNHLYIQQQ is encoded by the coding sequence atgATTGCATCCGACAAAAGGGTTTCTTTGTTTGGAAACAATGTCGATCACCAAGATGCATCATTCTCTTCTTACTTGAAAGAGAACAACACTACAGTGCTTAAGTTTACTCACCCGCCTCATATCAACACGAAAAAGATGGTAGAAGATGGAGAAATTGGGATTTTTGGAGCCGAAAAGTACTTCAAAGGAGCCATGGATGAACAAATTTCAAGAACTCCTAACTCCATCAAGTCTACAAACTATCATCCAAAAGACTCACCAAAAAAAGATGAAGCGCCACCTAAACCAAAGACCGGATCAGCTACTCCAAGTGTTCGTTCTGAAGCAAGTTGGAATAGCCGAAGTGGTTTATTGGCTAATGGTGGTAACCAACGAATTCGTGGTTCTAGAAGGGAGAAAAGTAGCTCTGTCAAGAACTTACTAGTCTCCCTTGGCTGCAACTGCAATGATAAGGCGTCTATTAAGATCGTCGAAAATAAGGCTCCTGCCAAGGAACCTGTGAAACCTCCAGCAAATCTTGCTGGAGGTTTCAATGACAACAAGTTAAACATAAAGAAAGAAGATTGTTTTGCTTTTCCGGTGTTGAACACTTGTCCAccaatgaaaaatgaagtaaatgaagaGAAAGGAGGTGACATTATTCATGTGCAAACAAGAAGGAACTCGTTGGAGGTCTTCGGTTCTCCTAAGCTAGAAAAAGGAAAGAAGTCCTTTAGCCTAGAGAGAAAACTAACCATGTTGAATTGGGATGGAGTGACTCCTAGAGCCGAAAACATTGATATCATTGGGGAAAACGATGCAGCAAGTGACGCAAGCTCAGATTTATTCGAAATCGAGAGCTTCTCAACTAATGGAAATAACTCATTTCTTACAAGACAAGTTTCAAATGGAAGATCAAGCAATGCAACACTCCCAAATGGGTATGCCCCAAGTGAAGCAAGCATTGCATGGAGCGTTGTTACAGCTAGTGTGGCTGGTTACTCGATTATATCGGATTATGAAGATACAAAAACATCCAAGAATCATAACATGGCAAATTCTAGGAATGTCAAGGCAGGTGGTGGTGATCATATGGAAAGGATGATCAAAGGAAGTGGGATCCTTTCAGGGTGTAATAGTCATAAATCAGTGAGAGTTGCTGGTGAGCATGTGGTGGTAAGTGGTGGTGATAAGGTCGTGGTTACGAGTGGCACCACCACAAAAGAGCGATTCCGGTTGGATTCTATGGTGCCAATTATGAAGCTCCAACCAGAAACCAAGCCAATGAGTTCACTTACTCGAGGACATTCACCGCGCTCTTCAAATCACTTATACATTCAGCAGCAATAA
- the LOC122597934 gene encoding 40S ribosomal protein S9-2-like: MVHVNFYRNYGKTFKKPRRPYEKERLDAELKLVGEYGLRCKRELWRVQYALSRIRNAARMLLTLEEKDPRRIFEGEALMRRMNRYGLLDESQNKLDYVLALTVENFLERRLQTLVFKTGMAKSIHHARVLIKQRHIRVGRQVVNVPSFMVRVDSQKHIDFSLTSPFGGGRPGRVKRKNLKNAAKKAAGGAGDEDDEE, from the exons ATGGTTCATGTTAACTTTTACCGAAACT ATGGAAAGACTTTCAAGAAGCCCCGTCGTCCGTATGAGAAGGAGCGTTTGGATGCTGAGTTAAAGCTTGTTGGAGAGTATGGGCTTCGATGCAAACGTGAGCTCTGGAGGGTGCAGTATGCTCTGAGCCGTATCCGTAATGCTGCAAGAATGCTTCTGACCCTTGAAGAGAAGGACCCACGTAGGATTTTTGAGGGTGAAGCTCTGATGAGGAGGATGAACAGGTATGGACTTTTGGATGAGAGCCAGAACAAGCTTGATTACGTTCTTGCCCTTACTGTGGAGAACTTTCTAGAACGTCGTCTGCAAACACTTGTGTTCAAAACTGGTATGGCTAAGTCCATCCACCATGCTAGAGTTCTCATCAAGCAGAGGCACATCAG GGTCGGAAGGCAAGTGGTGAATGTTCCATCATTCATGGTGCGTGTTGACTCCCAAAAACACATTGACTTCTCTCTTACAAGTCCATTTGGAGGTGGCAGACCTGGTAGAGTGAAGCGAAAGAACCTGAAGAACGCTGCAAAGAAGGCAGCAGGTGGAGCCGGTGATGAGGATGACGAAGAATGA